A genomic stretch from Enterobacter oligotrophicus includes:
- a CDS encoding porin, which produces MKNGLKYLSGLFIMLASAGHAAVIYQANDGSNIDLYGRLGFNVSDKKTGDVSGDFDGRIGFSARQMINDKFAVIGFTQYQVNAAEYANNIKAEDPDDLTARYVWAGVDFAEYGKITAGRVSSGLIMFTDIGDVFASSDVAMARQANAIDPTAVQVFRQDGTIQYQNTYGNVDISTAWIIGNNSSDLDYGVNTALRYTLDLGAAGKLQPVIAAQQSQASHDETSAQSDDDADKYQMWGVGTRYYLGDVMLGLLYAEDTVEYLDGRPDSTDKDYEATLVWSMTPEWWFRTGYRHLENSDGDGLKLRDATFEVQYKATAKSSLYASYSWRNGEAGTNRVTGDTVSFGGSDPEDDYFHLGLRYEF; this is translated from the coding sequence ATGAAAAACGGACTTAAATATTTATCCGGATTATTCATTATGCTGGCGTCTGCAGGCCATGCCGCCGTTATCTATCAGGCTAATGATGGCTCGAACATAGACCTTTACGGACGCCTTGGTTTTAACGTTTCAGATAAAAAAACGGGCGACGTTTCAGGTGATTTTGACGGGCGAATCGGCTTCTCGGCACGACAGATGATCAACGACAAGTTCGCCGTTATCGGTTTTACGCAATACCAGGTAAATGCCGCTGAATACGCAAACAATATCAAAGCGGAAGACCCCGACGATCTGACTGCGCGTTACGTCTGGGCAGGCGTCGATTTTGCGGAGTACGGTAAAATCACCGCCGGACGTGTTTCATCCGGTCTGATTATGTTTACCGACATTGGTGATGTGTTCGCCTCTTCAGATGTCGCGATGGCACGGCAGGCGAACGCTATCGACCCTACCGCGGTGCAGGTTTTCCGTCAGGACGGTACGATTCAGTACCAGAACACGTATGGAAACGTTGATATTTCCACTGCATGGATCATCGGCAACAACTCCTCCGATCTGGATTACGGCGTCAACACAGCCCTGCGTTATACGCTCGACCTCGGTGCGGCAGGGAAATTACAACCGGTTATTGCAGCCCAACAGTCGCAAGCCAGCCATGATGAGACGTCTGCACAGTCAGATGACGACGCCGATAAATACCAGATGTGGGGAGTCGGCACGCGTTACTATCTCGGTGATGTCATGTTAGGCCTGCTGTATGCCGAAGACACGGTCGAATATCTCGATGGCCGCCCGGACAGCACAGATAAAGACTACGAAGCGACGCTTGTCTGGTCAATGACGCCCGAATGGTGGTTCCGGACAGGTTACCGTCACTTAGAAAACAGCGACGGTGACGGGCTCAAACTTCGCGATGCCACTTTCGAAGTGCAGTACAAAGCCACCGCCAAAAGTTCTCTCTACGCCTCTTATTCCTGGCGCAATGGCGAAGCCGGAACCAACAGAGTCACCGGCGATACCGTCTCTTTTGGTGGTAGCGATCCTGAGGACGATTATTTTCACCTCGGCCTGCGGTATGAATTTTAA